One genomic segment of Epinephelus fuscoguttatus linkage group LG19, E.fuscoguttatus.final_Chr_v1 includes these proteins:
- the LOC125879825 gene encoding LOW QUALITY PROTEIN: disintegrin and metalloproteinase domain-containing protein 11-like (The sequence of the model RefSeq protein was modified relative to this genomic sequence to represent the inferred CDS: inserted 1 base in 1 codon) — protein sequence MFSSRFTVAPRHHFCCALFGPFXSPPSAGFVTFCGSRCCNPGEYVKIMLAVWCFMVFAAVGDRLAVSGVSRSLEQDGGIWDWFTPAGQSDSEDTASKIVYPKRLVQQIESEEEMAHDHLDTRVKNNTGNTLPVHLAQSCFQVEAFGHTFTLDLELNHHLLSSEYVERHFNQDGRPSQSVGGEHCYYQGRLRGLPESWAALSTCHGLCGMFSDGLFSYGIEPIQNGSNQNDGAHLIRRMPDIRLSPRCPDCTEDSEWDSTGGDGDDDDDRPDQMREQQVSGGLRRSKRYARKPSVQTETKYIELMVVNDNDMFVQLRRSSSQTKNFAKAVVNMADAIYKEQLNTRIVLVAMETWISKNMMPVVEDPLITLQNFMKYRKDNIKDQSDVVHLFSGRTFHSSRSGTAYTGGVCSLTRGGGINEYGNVGAMAITLCQSLGQNVGMRWNNIRNSAGDCRCPDAWLGCIMEDTGYYLPRKFSRCSVDEYIQFLLQGGGSCLFNKPNKLLDPPECGNGFVEPGEECDCGSQVECARSGGACCKKCTLTHDAMCSNGLCCSSCKYERRGVVCREAVNDCDIPETCTGDSSQCPHNVHKLDGYMCDTSQGRCYGGRCRTRDGQCRGLWGYNSADRFCYEKLNAEGTEKGNCGPGPEGQGWLQCNKPDVLCGFLFCANVTMKPKFGDLQGEVTSFTLYHQNKYLDCRGGHALLEDGSDLGYVEDGTPCGPNMMCLERRCLPVAAFNLSSCSGSNYGRICSDHGTCSNEVKCICDRDYTGKDCSVFDPIPEPTVPTGPEKKGPSGTNIIIGSIAGAILLAAIVLGGTGWGFKNIRRGRSGGG from the exons ATGTTTAGCAGCAGATTCACTGTCGCTCCTCGCCATCATTTCTGCTGTGCGCTTTTTGGTCCCT CCTCCCCTCCGTCGGCCGGGTTCGTGACATTTTGCGGCTCTCGATGTTGTAATCCGGGGGAATATGTGAAGATCATGCTGGCGGTGTGGTGCTTCATGGTCTTTGCTGCAGTGGGCGACAGGCTTGCGGTCTCAG GTGTGTCCAGGAGCCTGGAGCAGGATGGAGGCATCTGGGACTGGTTTACCCCGGCAGGGCAGTCCGACAGCGAGGACACTGCCTCCAAGATTGTCTATCCAAAACGGCTGGTGCAGCAGATCGagtcagaggaggaaatggcTCATGACCACTTGGATACCAGGGTGAAGAACAACACTGGGAACACCTTG cctgtCCACTTGGCCCAGAGCTGTTTCCAAGTGGAAGCCTTTGGACACACCTTCACTCTGGATCTGGAGCTAAACCA TCACCTTCTGTCTTCAGAATATGTGGAGCGGCACTTTAACCAGGATGGCAGACCCTCACAGTCAGTG GGAGGGGAACACTGCTACTACCAGGGAAGGTTAAGAGGTTTACCAGAGTCCTgggcagctctctccacctgccACGGCCTGTG TGGCATGTTCTCTGATGGCCTCTTCTCTTATGGGATTGAGCCCATACAGAATGGAAGCAATCAG AATGATGGTGCTCACTTAATCCGCAGGATGCCTGATATCAGACTTTCCCCCCGCTGCCCAG ACTGTACAGAGGACAGTGAGTGGGATAGCACaggaggtgatggtgatgatgatgacgacagaCCAGACCAAATGAGGGAGCAGCAGGTGTCTGGGGGGCTGAGGCGATCCAAGAGATATGCCCGCAAGCCCTCGGTCCAGACTGAGACCAAATATATTGAGTTGATGGTGGTCAACGACAACGACATG TTTGTACAGCTGCGTCGCTCTAGCAGCCAAACCAAGAACTTTGCCAAAGCAGTGGTCAACATGGCAGATGCG ATCTACAAGGAACAGTTGAACACAAGGATCGTgctggttgccatggagacCTGGATCTCTAAAAATATGATGCCAGTAGTGGAAGATCCATTGATAACGCTGCAGAACTTCATGAAATACAGGAAGGACAACATCAAAGATCAGAGTGACGTCGTCCATCTTTTCTC AGGGCGCACATTTCACAGTAGCCGCAGTGGGACGGCCTACACAGGAGGAGTGTGCTCTCTAACACGGGGAGGAGGCATCAACGAG tatGGGAATGTAGGAGCAATGGCCATCACTTTGTGCCAGAGTCTCGGCCAGAACGTCGGTATGAGGTGGAATAACATCCGCAACTCTGCAG GAGACTGCAGGTGCCCAGATGCTTGGTTGGGCTGCATCATGGAAGACACGGG aTATTATCTGCCCAGAAAGTTTTCTCGCTGCAGTGTAGATGAGTACATCCAGTTCTTGCTCCAGGGGGGCGGGAGCTGCCTGTTCAACAAGCCAAACAAG ctgTTGGACCCTCCAGAGTGTGGGAATGGCTTCGTGGAGCCAGGAGAAGAGTGTGACTGTGGATCCCAGGTG GAGTGCGCCCGTAGCGGAGGGGCCTGCTGTAAAAAGTGCACacttacccatgatgccatgtgCAGTAATGGACTCTGCTGCAGTAGTTGTAAG TATGAGCGGAGAGGCGTGGTGTGTCGAGAGGCTGTGAACGACTGTGATATCCCAGAGACCTGCACCGGAGACTCCAGCCAG TGTCCTCATAACGTCCACAAGCTGGATGGCTACATGTGTGATACAAGTCAG GGCCGCTGTTACGGAGGACGATGCAGGACTCGTGACGGACAATGTAGGGGACTCTGGGGTTATA ATTCAGCGGACAGGTTTTGTTATGAGAAGCTGAACGCTGAGGGGACAGAGAAAGGCAACTGTGGTCCAGGCCCTGAAGGTCAAGGCTGGCTGCAGTGCAACAAGCC gGATGTTTTATGTGGCTTTCTGTTTTGTGCCAATGTGACGATGAAGCCAAAGTTTGGAGACCTGCAGGGTGAGGTGACCAGCTTCACCCTCTATCACCAGAACAAGTACTTGGACTGCAG agGCGGCCATGCTCTGCTGGAGGACGGCTCAGACCTGGGCTATGTGGAGGACGGCACTCCCTGTGGGCCCAACATGATGTGTTTGGAGCGACGCTGCCTCCCTGTGGCGGCATTCAACCTCAGCAGCTGTTCGGGATCCAACTATGGGCGCATCTGTTCTGACCACGGG ACCTGCAGTAATGAGGTGAAGTGTATCTGTGACAGGGACTATACAGGAAAGGACTGCAGTGTCTTTGATCCCATCCCCGAGCCAACAGTCCCGACGGGCCCAGAGAAGAAAG GTCCCAGTGGCACCAATATCATAATAGGGTCCATCGCAGGTGCTATTCTCCTGGCAGCTATAGTCCTAGGGGGAACAGGATGGGGATTTAA GAACATTCGGAGAGGAAG ATCTGGCGGAGGATAA
- the p3h4 gene encoding endoplasmic reticulum protein SC65, producing the protein MFLLTLCLALVLPALVEAQYEKYSFRSFPQKDIMPLESSYNYALEQYGEQNWAESIKFLELSLRLHRLLRDSEAFCSRNCSSVSRDNDTLFADSSLRVVRHILLRAACLKKCKADFPVFQLKYPRRDLLENFEKRVPYRYIQYAYYQLNNLERSVSAAHTFLKKNPTDPYLTKNMKYYKTLFDVEEYLIDHEEQPYESVFLKSVTLYNNGDFSSSARNMEQAITQYFEVYSLCSGACEGSYEILEFKDFYPTLADLYLDVLKCKVKCEENLTPNVGGFFVEKFVATMYHYLQFSYYKLNDVKNAAPCAASYMLFDNKDKVMQQNVAYYRFYQEQWGLEEKDFQPRPEALRYFNETTKQKEMLEFALNYLQTEDEGEVSPEEMASSYSEHPDAEFEGMGDYEESFLAEWWQEPKTKWDAGEIAD; encoded by the exons ATGTTCCTGCTAACCCTGTGCCTGGCCCTGGTCCTCCCAGCCCTGGTGGAGGCACAGTATGAGAAGTACAGCTTCAGAAGTTTCCCTCAGAAGGACATCATGCCGCTGGAGAGCTCCTACAACTACGCGCTGGAGCAGTACGGGGAGCAGAACTGGGCAGAGAGCATCAAGTTCCTGGAGCTCAGCCtgcggctccaccggctgctGCGGGACAGCGAGGCTTTCTGTAGCCGCAACTGCAGCTCCGTCAGCCGGGACAACGACACCCTGTTCGCCGACAGCAGCCTCCGCGTCGTGCGCCACATCCTACTGAGGGCTGCGTGCCTCAAGAAGTGCAAGGCGGATTTTCCAGTGTTTCAACTCAAGTATCCACGGAGGGATTTACTGGAAAATTTCGAGAAAAGGGTGCCGTATCGGTACATACAGTATGCGTACTACCAG CTTAACAACTTGGAGAGGTCTGTGTCAGCAGCCCACACCTTCTTGAAGAAGAACCCGACCGATCCCTATTTGACCAAGAACATGAAATACTATAAGACGCTGTTTGATGTGGAGGAATATCTCATCGACCACGAGGAGCAGCCGTACGAA AGTGTTTTCCTGAAAAGTGTGACGCTCTACAACAACGGAGACTTCAGCAGCAGCGCCCGAAACATGGAGCAGGCCATCACGCAGTACTTTGAAGTGTACAGTCTCTGCTCAGGAGCCTGTGAGGGCTCATATGAGATCTTAGAGTTCAAAGACTTCTATCCCACCCTGGCAG ATCTTTACCTGGATGTGCTGAAATGTAAGGTAAAGTGCGAAGAGAACCTGACACCTAACGTTGGAGGCTTCTTTGTGGAGAAGTTTGTAGCCACCATGTATCACTACCTCCAGTTCTCCTATTATAAAT TGAATGATGTAAAGAACGCTGCTCCGTGTGCAGCCAGTTACATGCTGTTTGACAACAAAGACAAGGTGATGCAGCAAAATGTAGCGTACTATCGCTTCTACCAGGAGCAGTGGGGACTCGAGGAGAAGGACTTTCAGCCTCGGCCC gaggCCCTGAGGTACTTTAACGAGACGACCAAGCAGAAGGAGATGCTGGAGTTTGCACTGAATTACCTACAAACAGAGGATGAG GGAGAGGTCAGTCCAGAAGAAATGGCCTCCTCGTACTCGGAGCATCCTGATGCTGAGTTTGAGGGTATGGGAGACTATGAGGAGTCCTTCCTGGCTGAGTGGTGGCAAGAACCCAAAACTAAGTGGGACGCCGGGGAGATTGCAGATTGA
- the fkbp10a gene encoding peptidyl-prolyl cis-trans isomerase FKBP10 translates to MDLIISAVLLYLHIVTVKCNPGPLVDVVIDRYDIPRVCPREVKTEDFVRYHFNGSFYADGKKFDSSHDRGKAFISQVGLGRLITGMDRGLQGMCVNELRRITIPPHLAYGSIGTGGVIPPDAVLVYEVLLLDIWNTEDKVEIRTLGKPASCNRTTVASDFVRYHYNGTLLSGAAFDSSYTRNATYDTYLGKGDLIKGMEEGLLGMCVGERRVIIVPPFLAYGETGHGTKIPPQATLVFEVLLVDVFNPKDDLIVEVKEVPKGCDRRTVTGDYIRYHYNGTFQDGTAFDSSYKRNSTYNTYIGMGYVIKGMDKALHGLCIGEKRKITIPPHMAYGEDGVGDFIPGSAVLVFDIHVIDFHNPKDSVDIKVTHKPQECKVTSEADDLIQYRYNCSLMDGTLLYSSDQYDSPSITTLGANKVISGLEEGLSGMCVGEKREVIIPPHWGHGENGAGGVPRSAVLFFELELVKLQKGVPEGYMFVWLGDGPDPLFPAMDLNGDKEVPLEEFSAFIKLQVQEGKGRLRPGVDADSIIKDMFNNQDPNKDGKIVEYELKVTVEDESEKVRRDEL, encoded by the exons ATGGATTTGATAATCTCTGCGGTTTTACTTTACCTCCATATAGTCACAGTGAAATGTAACCCCGGGCCGTTAGTGGACGTTGTTATCGACCGGTACGACATACCGAGAGTTTGTCCTCGCGAGGTGAAAACAGAGGATTTTGTCCGTTATCATTTTAACGGTTCCTTCTATGCAGACGGGAAAAAGTTTGACTCCAG TCATGACCGAGGCAAAGCCTTCATCAGCCAGGTCGGCCTGGGGAGACTCATCACAGGGATGGACCGTGGTCTTCAGGGCATGTGTGTCAATGAACTCAGGAGGATCACCATCCCTCCACACCTGGCTTATGGGAGCATAGGAACAG GTGGTGTAATTCCTCCTGACGCTGTGTTGGTGTATGAAGTTCTCCTGCTGGACATATGGAACACTGAGGACAAGGTTGAGATCCGCACACTTGGCAAACCAGCAAGCTGCAACCGCACCACTGTGGCATCAGATTTTGTGCGTTACCACTATAACGGCACCCTGCTGTCTGGCGCAGCCTTCGACTCCAG TTACACGAGGAATGCGACCTATGACACCTACTTGGGTAAAGGCGACCTCATCAAAGGCATGGAGGAGGGTCTGTTGGGCATGTGTGTTGGGGAGAGAAGGGTCATCATCGTCCCACCCTTCCTGGCATATGGAGAGACCGGCCATG gaactaagatcCCTCCCCAGGCTACGCTGGTGTTTGAGGTGCTGCTGGTTGACGTATTCAACCCAAAGGATGATCTGATTGTGGAGGTGAAGGAGGTGCCTAAAGGCTGCGACCGCAGGACTGTGACTGGAGATTACATCCGCTACCACTACAACGGTACCTTCCAGGATGGAACCGCTTTTGATTCCAG CTACAAGCGAAACAGCACCTATAACACTTATATTGGCATGGGATATGTGATCAAAGGGATGGATAAGGCTCTGCATGGGCTGTGCAttggagagaagagaaagataACCATCCCTCCACACATGGCGTATGGTGAAGATGGAGTCG GAGACTTCATCCCTGGCTCTGCTGTGCTAGTCTTTGACATCCATGTCATAGATTTCCACAACCCCAAAGACTCAGTTGACATTAAAGTTACCCACAAGCCTCAGGAATGCAAAGTGACCAGTGAAGCTGACGATTTAATCCAGTATCGTTATAACTGCTCCTTGATGGACGGCACCCTGCTGTACTCCTC GGACCAGTACGACTCACCTTCCATCACGACTCTCGGAGCGAACAAGGTGATCTCAGGTCTGGAGGAAGGTTTGAGTGGTATGTGTGTTGGCGAGAAGAGAGAGGTAATCATTCCACCACACTGGGGACATGGTGAAAATGGAG CTGGAGGAGTTCCCAGGAGTGCGGTGCTCTTCTTTGAGCTGGAGTTAGTGAAGCTGCAGAAGGGTGTGCCAGAAGGCTATATGTTTGTGTGGCTGGGAGATGGTCCTGATCCCCTTTTTCCTGCTATGGATCTTAATGGTGACAAGGAGGTACCTCTAGAGGAG TTTTCAGCCTTCATCAAGCTCCAAGTGCAAGAGGGTAAAGGTCGCCTTCGGCCAGGGGTCGATGCCGACAGCATCATTAAGGACATGTTCAACAACCAGGATCCCAATAAAGATGGGAAGATTGTAGAATATGAACTGAAAGTTACGGTAGAAGATGAGTCTGAAAAAGTACGAAGAGACGAGCTGTAA